In Citrus sinensis cultivar Valencia sweet orange chromosome 4, DVS_A1.0, whole genome shotgun sequence, one DNA window encodes the following:
- the LOC102606975 gene encoding lysine-specific demethylase ELF6, producing the protein MGNNSNNNVEIPKWLQGLPLAPVFYPTDTEFADPIAYISRIEKEASAFGICKIVPPLPKPSKKYVFGNLNKSLSKCSELGSDVNLPDAGTVATVGCCERGNEGEARAVFTTRHQELGQSVKRIKGVDNKDNLQLGAQKQVWQSGEVYTLEQFESKSKAFARSLLSVIKEVSPLVIEALFWKAASEKPVYVEYANDVPGSGFGEPEGQFRYFHRRRRKVTSWKSYRNRGKADEKNIELESARNCHNDQITHSCDKNDLETPTSSTPSSTLPFDENSRSSRRKSVTGSNDVEGTAGWKLSNSPWNLQVISRSPGSLTRFMPDDIPGVTSPMVYIGMLFSWFAWHVEDHELHSMNFLHTGAPKTWYAIPGDYAFTFEEVIRNEAYGGDIDRLAALSLLGEKTTLISPEVIAASGIPCCRLVQNPGEFVVTFPRAYHAGFSHGFNCGEAANFGTPQWLMVAKEAAVRRAAMNYLPMLSHQQLLYLLTMSFISRVPRSLLPGARSSRLRDRQKEERELLVKKAFVEDILKENNILSVLLGRQSTFNAVLWNADLLPCQSKESQMPSANETVSTTPGETVPNNPYEKHNDHNNLLDEMNVYMEALNDPYMGDDDISRDFHIDSGALACVACGILGFPFMSVVQLSERASIELLADLVKEGPGVSELKNTHHHTNLDGSVKSSVSDDLSLVPDISLLQKDLSVPSITKSSRIWNTSNKYLRPRIFCLEHAAQIEEILQSKGGAEILVICHSDYQKIKAHAAAVAEEIGSPFNYIDVPLDAASEEDLHLIDLAIDDGELDECREDWTSKLGINLRHCVKVRKNSPSMRVQHALSLGDLFSEKSLSSDFSKIKWQFRRSRSKIKLYGRAHSKPCQNIEIKKDEVTGRKLDGATVKKEEKLIQYSRRKFKQKPDLSTGACGDQVHPRELLPEVSAATCDHLDGHNRSDFEINPDGTGNSGSISAGSIHSPIGMSEGLHDIPVREATSNLSLNYSPSRVADSLATATLVVDSIVQNDTESMKELNIEGDIFHMATCKSAEMQQNSGTDVTSEETEISHHTVASNEGSIIMRSDQITESMTIKNEKCNLASEGHCRKVADKDVLMIEVSGLANSASFRVASSPLRSLDAQIENLAPDNSCMISEACDHLISDNEVRQNVQSTNGGNDVEPISCDHKLIDEPPASTGESCEDMREISTAESLQDNLQHERNIGNGSNEELVSSSVTMMIQPTSAPMEISEVPSKECAAADLLNVGTKQKLISSCVSRMEVDQPSPLKVGGCSEVPIEICTKEDSGADMTLDPRTRLQNHTTAEAIMDELVCNSSAQLEENERIPTSIAACSEESNGIFAEEKMDFEMTIGTQTKNAASEEPKPTSLIPIDQPIPAVIRKYSRTRRESYSAEKFCNGNEAYSSKDNKERGCNEPNLEDPSSSAGKGRKRNRELERLTENKLNGSGFIRSPCEGLRSRAGKDAANTSEVDIRKIAEKRATKTMRNRESVPAPCQDKKKILKGHHRCDLDGCRMSFETKRELSLHKRNRCPHEGCGKRFSSHKYAIIHQRVHDDERPLKCPWKGCSMSFKWAWARTEHIRVHTGERPYKCKFEGCGLSFRFVSDISRHRRKTGHYENLSA; encoded by the exons atgggtaataatagtaataataatgtgGAAATACCCAAATGGCTGCAAGGGTTGCCATTGGCACCTGTGTTTTATCCAACTGATACTGAATTTGCTGACCCAATTGCTTACATATCAAGAATTGAGAAGGAGGCTAGTGCTTTTGGGATATGTAAAATTGTCCCACCGTTGCCAAAACCCTCGAAGAAATATGTTTTTGGTAACTTGAATAAGTCACTCTCAAAGTGCTCGGAATTGGGTTCCGATGTGAATTTGCCTGATGCTGGTACTGTGGCGACAGTGGGTTGTTGTGAACGTGGTAACGAGGGGGAGGCTAGGGCAGTTTTTACAACTAGACACCAGGAGTTGGGGCAGAGtgtgaaaagaattaaagggGTTGATAATAAAGATAATCTGCAGTTAGGTGCACAAAAGCAAGTATGGCAAAGTGGGGAGGTTTATACCTTGGAACAGTTTGAGTCCAAGTCAAAGGCTTTTGCACGGAGTTTATTGAGTGTGATTAAGGAGGTTTCACCATTAGTTATCGAAGCGTTGTTTTGGAAGGCAGCCTCAGAGAAGCCTGTATATGTGGAGTATGCGAATGATGTGCCCGGGTCAGGTTTTGGAGAACCGGAGGGTCAATTTCGCTATTTTCATAGACGGAGGAGAAAGGTGACGTCTTGGAAATCATATCGGAACAGAGGAAAGGCTGATGAAAAGAATATTGAACTAGAAAGTGCCAGAAATTGCCATAATGATCAGATTACACATTCTTGTGATAAGAACGATTTAGAGACCCCCACCTCATCTACGCCTTCATCAACTCTTCcatttgatgaaaattcacGATCTTCTAGACGAAAGAGTGTAACTGGTAGTAATGATGTGGAAGGAACGGCTGGTTGGAAGCTCTCAAACAGCCCTTGGAATCTGCAAGTCATTTCACGCTCACCTGGATCACTGACACGTTTCATGCCAGATGATATCCCAGGTGTTACTTCTCCCATGGTTTATATTGGTATGCTGTTCAGCTGGTTTGCCTGGCATGTTGAAGATCATGAGCTTCACAGCATGAATTTCCTTCACACTGGTGCTCCAAAGACTTGGTATGCCATCCCGGGAGACTATGCATTTACTTTTGAGGAAGTTATTCGCAATGAGGCTTATGGTGGTGACATTGACCGATTAG CTGCTCTCTCATTACTGGGTGAGAAGACAACTCTCATATCACCCGAAGTAATTGCTGCATCGGGCATTCCTTGTTGTAG GTTAGTTCAGAATCCTGGTGAATTTGTTGTGACTTTTCCACGGGCTTACCATGCAGGATTCAGCCACG GTTTTAATTGTGGGGAAGCTGCTAACTTTGGAACTCCACAGTGGCTTATGGTGGCTAAGGAAGCTGCAGTTCGAAGAGCTGCTATGAATTATCTTCCTATGCTTTCCCATCAGCAGCTGCTATACCTGTTGACCATGTCATTTATTTCAAG GGTGCCAAGATCCTTATTGCCAGGTGCTCGGAGTTCACGGTTGAGAGATCGTCAGAAGGAAGAAAGAGAGCTGTTAGTGAAAAAGGCTTTTGtagaagatattttaaaagaaaacaacataTTGTCTGTTCTTCTTGGACGACAATCAACTTTTAATGCTGTACTATGGAATGCTGATTTGTTACCATGTCAAAGCAAAGAGTCTCAAATGCCCTCTGCAAATGAAACGGTTTCTACCACACCTGGAGAAACTGTTCCCAATAATCCTTATGAGAAACACAATGATCACAATAATCTGCTTGATGAGATGAACGTGTATATGGAAGCTCTAAATGATCCGTATATGGGTGATGATGACATCTCACGGGATTTTCACATTGATTCTGGAGCACTGGCATGCGTAGCTTGTGGGATTCTAGGTTTTCCATTTATGTCTGTGGTACAACTGTCTGAGAGGGCATCGATTGAACTGCTTGCTGATTTGGTTAAAGAAGGACCTGGAGTttcagaattaaaaaatactcaTCACCATACAAACCTTGATGGCTCTGTAAAGAGCTCTGTTTCAG ATGATCTTTCCCTTGTTCCTGATATTTCTCTGCTTCAAAAGGATTTGTCGGTACCCTCGATAACCAAGTCCAGTAGGATATGGAACACTTCTAATAAGTATTTGAGACCCCGGATTTTCTGCCTCGAGCACGCTGCTCAGATTGAGGAGATATTGCAGTCTAAAGGTGGAGCAGAGATCCTTGTCATTTGTCATTCAG ACTatcagaaaataaaagcacatGCAGCAGCTGTTGCTGAGGAAATTGGCAGCCCTTTCAATTATATTGATGTTCCCCTAGATGCTGCATCTGAGGAAGATCTGCATTTGATTGATCTTGCAATTGATGATGGAGAACTTGATGAATGTAGAGAAGACTGGACCTCAAAACTGGGTATCAACTTACGACATTGCGTCAAGGTTAGAAAGAACTCACCATCTATGCGTGTTCAGCATGCATTGTCACTGGGTGATTTGTTCTCCGAGAAAAGTCTTAGCTCAGATTTCTCCAAAATCAAATGGCAGTTTAGAAGATCTCGCTCAAAAATTAAGCTTTATGGCCGAGCCCACTCTAAACCATGCCAGAACATTGAGATAAAGAAAGATGAAGTAACAGGGCGAAAGTTAGATGGCGCCActgttaaaaaagaagaaaaacttaTTCAGTATTCAAGAAGGAAATTTAAGCAGAAACCAGATTTGTCAACTGGGGCATGTGGGGACCAGGTACACCCTAGAGAGCTCCTGCCAGAAGTTTCTGCTGCCACTTGTGACCATCTTGATGGGCATAATAgaagtgattttgaaattaaccCTGATGGTACTGGGAATAGTGGAAGCATTTCTGCTGGGTCCATTCACTCTCCTATTGGGATGTCCGAAGGGCTGCATGACATCCCTGTCCGTGAAGCAACTAGCAATTTGAGTTTGAATTACTCGCCTTCACGGGTGGCAGATTCACTTGCAACTGCTACTTTAGTGGTAGATAGCATTGTGCAGAATGATACTGAATCAATGAAGGAATTAAATATCGAGGGTGATATTTTTCACATGGCAACATGCAAAAGTGCCGAGATGCAACAAAACAGTGGCACTGATGTAACTAGTGAGGAAACTGAAATTTCTCACCATACCGTTGCATCTAATGAGGGATCTATAATAATGAGATCGGATCAAATTACAGAAAGTATGACCATCAAGAATGAGAAATGTAATCTGGCTTCTGAGGGACATTGTAGGAAAGTGGCTGATAAGGATGTTTTGATGATTGAGGTTTCCGGTCTTGCTAACTCTGCAAGTTTTCGTGTTGCTTCTTCACCTCTGAGGAGTCTTGATGCACAGATTGAGAACTTAGCTCCGGATAATTCCTGTATGATTAGTGAAGCATGTGACCATCTGATTTCTGACAATGAAGTGCGGCAAAATGTGCAATCTACTAATGGAGGCAATGATGTGGAACCCATTTCATGTGATCATAAGCTGATAGATGAGCCTCCTGCCTCAACAGGTGAAAGTTGTGAGGATATGAGAGAAATAAGCACTGCAGAGTCTTTACAGGATAATTTGCAGCATGAGAGAAATATTGGAAATGGATCTAATGAGGAACTTGTTTCCAGTTCTGTTACAATGATGATTCAGCCTACTTCCGCTCCAATGGAAATTTCAGAAGTTCCAAGCAAGGAATGTGCTGCAGCAGACTTGCTCAATGTTGGGACCAAACAGAAACTTATCTCAAGTTGTGTTTCGCGGATGGAAGTAGATCAGCCTTCCCCACTCAAGGTTGGAGGATGTTCTGAAGTTCCAATAGAAATTTGTACCAAAGAAGACTCAGGTGCTGATATGACGTTAGACCCTAGAACACGGCTGCAAAATCATACTACTGCTGAAGCTATTATGGATGAGCTTGTTTGTAATTCTAGTGCACAACTGGAAGAAAATGAGCGTATTCCTACCTCCATAGCAGCATGTTCTGAAGAATCAAATGGTATATTTGCTGAAGAAAAAATGGATTTTGAAATGACAATAGGTACCCAGACAAAAAATGCTGCTAGCGAGGAACCAAAACCTACTTCTTTGATCCCAATAGATCAGCCTATCCCTGCCGTAATCCGAAAGTACTCTAGAACTCGAAGAGAGTCGTACTCTGCTGAAAAATTTTGCAATGGCAATGAAGCATATTCATCAAAAGACAACAAAGAGAGGGGATGCAATGAGCCCAATTTGGAAGATCCCAGCTCTAGCGCtggaaaaggaagaaaaaggaatAGAGAATTGGAGCGGTTGACAGAAAACAAGTTAAATGGCAGTGGGTTTATCAGGAGTCCTTGTGAAGGATTGAGGTCACGGGCTGGGAAAGATGCAGCTAATACAAGTGAAGTTGACATCAGAAAGATTGCTGAGAAGCGTGCAACAAAGACAATGAGAAACCGTGAAAGTGTTCCAGCGCCTTGCCAGGATAAGAAAAAGATCTTAAAGGGGCATCACAGGTGTGATCTAGATGGCTGCCGCATGAGTTTTGAGACGAAGAGAGAACTATCCTTGCACAAACGCAACCGCTGCCCGCACGAAGGGTGTGGGAAGAGGTTTAGCTCCCACAAATATGCAATAATTCATCAGCGTGTTCATGATGATGAGAGGCCGCTCAAGTGCCCATGGAAAGGTTGCTCTATGTCATTCAAGTGGGCTTGGGCTAGGACTGAGCATATACGGGTGCACACAGGCGAGCGGCCATACAAATGCAAGTTTGAGGGTTGTGGCCTTTCTTTCAGGTTTGTATCTGATATTAGTCGACATAGACGGAAAACAGGGCATTATGAAAACTTATCTGCCTGA
- the LOC102606670 gene encoding probable acetyltransferase NATA1-like: MAAAAPPPPPAPVPEPSMTLVDTDSRNHPLFSRIRLATPADVPHIHKLIHQMAVFEKLTHLFSATESSLAATLFNSPPFTSFTVLLLEVSPSPFAPLHSPASSPSPYSPVDRIVYLDLPLDDPDRETFASDETHDVTVAGFVLFFPNYSTFLAKPGFYIEDIFVRECYRRKGFGRMLLSAVAKQAVKMGYGRVEWIVLDWNVNAIKFYEEMGAKVLSEWRICRLTGDALGAYGNANI, from the coding sequence ATGGCCGCCGCAGCACCCCCCCCGCCGCCGGCACCGGTACCGGAACCGTCGATGACACTGGTAGACACAGATTCGCGTAACCACCCACTCTTCTCCCGCATCCGTCTGGCCACTCCCGCCGACGTGCCCCACATACACAAACTGATCCACCAAATGGCCGTCTTCGAAAAGCTCACCCACCTCTTCTCCGCCACCGAATCCTCCCTCGCAGCCACCCTCTTCAACTCCCCTCCCTTCACCTCCTTCACCGTCTTGCTTCTGGAAGTCTCGCCTTCCCCCTTCGCTCCACTTCACTCCCCtgcttcttctccttctccttACTCGCCTGTCGACCGCATCGTGTACCTCGACCTCCCCCTCGACGACCCGGACCGCGAAACCTTCGCCTCAGACGAAACCCACGACGTTACCGTTGCtgggtttgttttgtttttcccaAACTACTCCACGTTCCTGGCCAAGCCCGGGTTTTACATTGAGGATATTTTTGTGAGGGAGTGTTATCGGAGGAAGGGTTTTGGGCGAATGCTGCTGTCCGCCGTGGCGAAGCAGGCGGTGAAGATGGGGTACGGGAGAGTTGAATGGATTGTGCTTGATTGGAATGTGAATGCCATCAAGTTTTATGAGGAAATGGGTGCAAAAGTTTTGAGTGAGTGGAGGATTTGTAGGCTCACGGGTGACGCTCTGGGTGCTTATGGTAATGCTAATATTTAA
- the LOC102631393 gene encoding lysM domain receptor-like kinase 3: MCKSKRSTDMITPRRRPRSSRPSKSSFNSSKSSSNDSSSDPSSSTLNFSSTHYYHNSSNTSSVINSSSSLQTLKKSLPENPHIYHLSEICAATNNFLAKKFTSSSASASWRGTIRGKDVIIFQRKLRRSLDLEQLRERLSVICRSHHSSLIKLLGACVSGNCGYLVYEHVSGANLADCLRNPRNPSFTVLSTWLSRMQVATDLAHGLDYIHNFSGLHSNVIHNHVKSSSIIVSEENAGSLCAKICHFGTAELCGEVSGNESGKVNKIEGTRGYMAPEFQASGVVTQKCDVYAFGVVVLELLSGEEVLKFVFDEGIDGYRRVSVVDKASEAVAGGVGGVRKWVDRRLKDSYPVEVAEKMVLLGLQCVDEDPGKRPDMRQVTGLVSKMYLESKNWADKIGFPTDFSVSMAPR, encoded by the coding sequence ATGTGCAAATCAAAACGCAGCACAGATATGATCACCCCAAGAAGAAGACCTCGCAGCTCACGCCCATCAAAATCTTCATTCAACTCCTCAAAATCCTCTTCAAATGATTCATCATCAGACCCTTCTTCGTCAACCTTAAATTTCAGTAGCACCCACTATTACCACAACTCATCAAATACATCATCTGTAATCAACTCATCATCTTCTCTCCAAACCCTCAAAAAGTCTTTACCCGAAAACCCTCACATTTACCACCTCTCCGAAATCTGCGCCGCCACCAACAACTTTCTCGCCAAGAAGTTCACCTCGTCCTCTGCGTCAGCCTCTTGGCGCGGGACAATTCGCGGGAAAGATGTTATCATCTTTCAACGGAAGCTACGCCGTTCTTTAGATTTGGAGCAGTTGCGTGAACGGCTGTCCGTTATTTGCCGGAGTCATCACAGTAGCTTGATCAAGCTTCTGGGTGCTTGTGTTTCTGGGAATTGTGGGTATCTTGTTTATGAACATGTTTCAGGAGCAAATCTTGCTGATTGTTTGAGGAATCCGAGGAATCCGAGTTTTACTGTCTTGTCCACGTGGCTTTCGCGCATGCAGGTGGCTACTGATCTTGCTCATGGTCTGGATTATATCCATAATTTTTCCGGTCTTCATTCTAATGTTATTCATAATCATGTTAAGAGCAGTAGTATTATTGTTAGCGAAGAAAATGCCGGGTCTTTGTGTGCAAAGATCTGTCATTTTGGGACTGCGGAGTTGTGTGGTGAAGTGAGTGGAAATGAGAGTGGGAAAGTGAACAAAATCGAGGGGACTAGAGGGTACATGGCGCCGGAGTTTCAGGCTTCTGGGGTTGTTACACAGAAGTGTGATGTGTATGCTTTTGGGGTGGTGGTGCTGGAGTTGTTGAGTGGGGAAGAAGTTTTGAAGTTTGTTTTTGATGAAGGGATTGATGGGTATCGGAGGGTTAGTGTGGTAGACAAGGCGAGTGAGGCGGTGGCTGGTGGTGTCGGGGGTGTGAGGAAGTGGGTGGATAGGAGACTGAAGGACTCGTATCCGGTGGAGGTGGCAGAGAAGATGGTGTTGCTGGGGTTGCAGTGTGTGGATGAGGATCCAGGGAAAAGGCCAGATATGAGGCAGGTTACGGGTTTGGTTTCAAAAATGTATTTGGAATCTAAGAACTGGGCTGATAAGATTGGTTTCCCTACTGATTTTTCAGTGTCGATGGCACCTAGATGA
- the LOC102631081 gene encoding uncharacterized protein LOC102631081, which produces MAAARMMQIRRLISLLSRNQPQASLLKEPTRQFLPSTSAHFGISEYHRRGLQTLINSNSVTDADQEQHEAGNSMPSKSNDSSAVKLSATSNLKTSARHDLAMIFTCKVCETRSVKTACRESYEKGVVVARCGGCNNLHLIADHLGWFGEPGSIEDFLAARGEEVKKGSVDTLNLTLEDLAGREVLKD; this is translated from the exons ATGGCGGCGGCtaggatgatgcaaatcagaCGACTAATCTCTCTCCTTTCTCGTAACCAGCCTCAAGCTTCTCTTCTCAAAG AACCCACTAGGCAATTTCTACCTTCTACAAGTGCACATTTTGGCATAAGTGAATACCACCGGAGAGGACTTCAAACATTGATAAATTCAAACAGTGTGACTGATGCGGATCAGGAACAGCATGAGGCTGGCAATTCGATGCCCTCTAAATCTAATGACAGTTCCGCTGTGAAGCTCAGTGCGACGTCCAACTTGAAGACGTCCGCAAGGCATGATCTTGCAATGATATTTACTTGCAAGGTCTGTGAAACAAGATCTGTAAAGACAGCTTGTCGTGAATCATATGAGAAAGGCGTGGTGGTGGCACGATGTGGTGGGTGCAACAATCTACACCTGATTGCAGATCATCTCGGATGGTTTGGAGAACCCGGAAGCATTGAGGACTTCCTCGCTGCTCGTGGAGAAGAAGTGAAGAAAGGTTCTGTTGATACGCTAAATCTAACACTTGAAGATCTAGCTGGAAGAGAAGTCTTGAAAGActaa